The DNA segment ACCTGTCCACGATGAATGTGATACACCTTTTGCGACTTCATGTAAATGGAAACTAAAATAAACGCCAAATAAATAATCTTATAATCAATTCAGTAATTCAGATCATTCAgatttatataagaatataaattgAAATCTTACCATGTAACCGCTGCGTCAACGAATTAAACAAACTTCAGGAGATATTTTGTCAGGAGCGATAGTCAGTACACTCTTCTCCGGTTTTAATTGCAGGAGTCTTTTCCAGCCCTTTCTTTTCACTAAGATATACCACTTGCGGCTTCACGAAGTCGACAAAATACAGTACTTCAAATAATATGGGGACTATAAGTGATTATATTGAAAGCTTACTGTGTCCTCGATGCATCTAGAAATTAACAAATATTCAGGAGGTTTGTTGATAGGGCCTTTGTCGATCTACAATTCATCGGTTCAAATTCCCTGAGACTTGAGTTACTCGATTCAGCTTTTAATCTTCTTATATATTGGGATTGAGCTTAGTTAATGAAATATGTTTATTTCTCAGGTGATGAGAAGATAGATCGGGCGGAGAGGCTTAACCGTAGCCCCTTATCTCGTGTCCCCTCGAGATTTTTTAGTAAAAACacctttttaaataaaagataaattaaaagAGACTCATATGTATTTTGAGTCACAATCAATATTAAAGTTCAATAATAGGCCTCTTTTACAAATTCGAGTCCTAATCACCCCACTAAATTTGTAAACtcatattatttacttttttttccgACCTAATATTATTTACTTCAATTTATTTCTattcttttataaattttatgtactCCCGAATCagtataattttactaaaatataacgATACAACTTTGATAATAGGACAATTACTGTTTCTCGACCATAATAAGATTATCGTTATCCGAACACTCCAGTAAACTTGTTTTTTAACTGAAACATCGAGTAAATTAACTTCCAATCCCAAATTGGTTTTCTTTGAATTAATCATTATATCAAACGTTACTTCTGCTAATCTATACCAAGTATAATATGCCACTTTTTGTTTTACCTTTTCAATAACTATAGGttaaaatgtataatttttttagacCATTCACCCCGCGCAGAGACCATTCACCCCGCGCAGGGCGCGGGTCATCACCTAGTGAAATAGTATTTGCGCATACATGTGGATCAAActctaatttattttatttgaaacagAATAGTGTAAAATACATCAATATCTAGGAATGTTAAATAAGGTTAAGATATTTAGGGTCAGTCCGACCTATCGATATCTATAGccaacattaaaccctaaacctcaaCCGGCCTAAACCGGATCGTATTAATTCTTATGTCATCGCTTGTCGTATCTTACAAGGTAAAGAACGAAAAGTTACAGAAATAGATATATCTCTGAACATGTCCCAAAAGAAAGGATTTTAAGTTCACAACAATTTAAGTTGAATTTTGTTGTTACtatctttttaataaactcAAGAGGAAAATCAATTTTACCTTCATTTTTCTATCTAGAAAGGTAAAACCTCCTGTCAGAATCAGTTTTACTTTTCATTAAGAGGAAAAGGAAACAACTGATGCGCAACCGCCTCAACCGGAAAAAAATAATGCTCTTCCGACTCCATTAAGATCAAATCGATCAGGGCTAGAGATGGAATCATTACCAATATGCAAATCAGACGCGGCCTTCCATCAACAGTCGAATCGAGCGGGGCTCGCATGGATCATCCGCGACGCCTCGGGGGATCCACTACAGCAAGGATCCATGACCCAAGATCTCGTTAACTCTCCTCTGGTAGCGGAAGCGCTAGCTCTCCGTGCCGGACTTATCTCCGCAGTGACTCTCGAGCTTCCGAAGCTCAAGATGCTCTCTGACAACGCAACGCTTATCCGAGCTATCAACAACGACGCACAGATCAAGGAAATTTATGGTATCGTCAGTGATATACAGAAAATTGCCTCTGTGTTTGTCGAGATCACCTTCAATCATATCCCTCGATCCTTCAACGGGGAACCCGATTGTCTCGCTAAACTATCTCTCTATCATTCTGTTTCGTCTGTAACAAACCGTTAGTGGGATAATTTATGGACCTGAGacctttttattattaatgCAAGTTAgtaagtgttacaaaaaaaaaggaaaagaaacaaTTGAAAATCACACTTTTCATTCTGCTACGTAATCATCAAAGCCAAGAAGTTAGAAGCTTCACGCACTAAAATCAACTCTTTCCACTTTCTTCTCGTTTTCTAAGTCAATAGCCAAACACCAAACGGGTCTTCAGGACGATATTTGCATGAGTCCATTGCAACTTAGGAGAAgctataattaattttatacttATATTCAGCTAAAATAACACACCATTGGGACCAATCTACATCCAAGATTAGAAGCTTCACATCATAAAAATCAACTCATCCCACTTGCAGACCGTTTTACAAGTCAAGAGTCGGGCTTTTCTATTTTCCCTTCCAACCGCGTTTCAGAAATTTACATCTCCGTTACAAAtcgaataaaattatataacataacTGTATTGTTAATCCTAAAccttcaaagttttttttttcatttttattacacATATACAAGACAGAAACTGTGAGCTAACCATGGCTGAGTCTAACGGGGAGGATCCAGCTAAGTCTTTAGCCCCACTTTATCTCACTCCCCGTAGCGACCAGCCCGAAGAAGACCAGTACCAAGACCAAACCAAACAACACGTCCACCACGACCACCAACGGACCAAACTAATCTTATGTTGTGGCTTCATCTTATCTCTAACCATACTCATCGCAGTCACTTTCATCATCCTCTCCCTCACGGTCTTCCACCTCCACAGCCCGAAGCTCACCGTAACTTCCATATCCATCATCCAACCGTTGGACTTCGTCAACGGTAAAGTCAACACGACTCAAAACGCTACCCTCGCAGTGGAGATCTCATTACATAATCCTAACCCTGCCGTGTTCAAAGTTAAAGACGTTTCGGTTTTGTTTTACCACGATGaactggtggtggtggttgggGAGAGTATTAGAAGAAGCGAAACTATTCCGGCGAAAAGGACGGTTGAGATGAATCTAACGACGGAGATCGATACGAGAAAGCTACTAGCATCTGTTCCAGGTCTAATGGAGGATTTTAACGGAAGCGTGGTGTTGAGAAACAGAGTTGCAGTTAACGGTAAAGTGAAGATGATCAAGATTTTCAAGAAGTCTGTTCAGCTCAAGACAGATTGTGTcgtgacgatgatgatgatgaacaaCTCATCAAAGCCTAGTTTTGATTGTAATAGGACAAGAAACACGTACGAACATGTTCGAAACTGAAagatcaaatttttatttataaatgtcTGTAAATAAACTCAGTTCACATgtaaaaaaaggaaagatgcATTGTAAAATCAAAAAGACAAGTTTTGGTTTGCACCGGTTAATATGAATCACTCACCGGTTTATTTCTTTGTTTGGTCTTTCTTTGGTTGGTCCTTCTTTGCCTGGTCCTTTTGCTGGTCACTGACACGTCCTCCGGCGATTTTAACGACTGGTTCGTCTTTGGACTTTATTAGCTTTAGCGCTGGATGAACCTTGAGGTCTCCGGTTACTAGCTTTTGTCCAACGTCCAAGTGGCTGAGATCTACTTCTATATATGGAGGGATTATCTCTGCTGGACATAGGAACTTTACCGTTCTTTTGATCGTATTCAGAGATGCTCCTGCAGAAAGATCAAGAAAAATGGTGATCAATATTGAAACCTGAAGGAAACTAAATTCTGCAATATACAAAATTGGGTAGAAAACTAATAAGGCATTAAACTTAAAGGTCCCAGAAAAGCGTATACCATGCAATTGGCAAACGGTACATAAATCATCAAACAAAATGTGTATTTATCACATAGATTTCTCCCTGCTCgagttaaaagttttttttttcaatacatCGATCAAGTCAAAGCTTAGCTCACCCTGATCCAAAGAAAGATATTAACTATAACTACTTAACGAAATCATTGTACTAATCATTTTATTAAGCGTATATACTCTACAGTACAGGACTCGTTCTCAGCAACCACAAGTCAAAACCCACACACATGATCACTAAACAGCTTAATTCCCCATACATTCAGAATAAGAAAACCCTTATCTCTTGtactaaaagaaaaacaaaaggaactacatttttttaataaataaagtcTGAGGCCTTTTGTTACCTTTCTTCAATCCAGGAGAAACATCATCTCCAATGAAGACAAGAGGGATATCAACCTTCAACAAAGTACCAGGAGGAGCTCTTATGAATGTCACATTCAGCGGTGCATCACTTCCAGAGTGCAAATGAATCTGAAAGGTAATAAATAACTAATAATAACTGAAAGATTCAGACCAGATGAGCAAAACACAATGCACACAACCAAACACCACTTATGTTCCAAATCATGTCTCAATAAATTTCAAGAGGGAGTAGAAATGGGTCTTTACCGATCTGGGCAAGGCCCTGACTTTCTCAACGACTTCATCAGAACCTATCTCAGACCGAACCTCGACATCGAAAATCCTAGAGAGGAAGAAAGAGTAACCCATATGAGTCACGAGCTTCCTGATCTGATTCGTCTGAACTGAGACAAGCCTCTTGTTTCCTCCGTGCTGTCCATCCTCCTGTTCGAATATGATCGAAGGGACTCGACCCGCTTTGCGCTCTTTCGCCGAGATGTTCTTGCCGGAATCTGCCCGTGGAACGGCCAAGATCGTCTCCGCGTGCTTCGGATCGGGTCGCGGGAATCCAGGGAGGTAGTCTAGTTGGGTTTCTAGGGGTAATGCGGAGGTGGCTGCCGGAGAGTATAGCCGGAGGTTTTGTAGGGTTTTTGGTAACGCGGCGGTTGCACGACGGAGCAACATGGTTCAGACTTTAcctcagagagagagagagagagagagagaaccagTGGGTTTAGGAACTGTGTTTGAAGAAATGTGGGTTTTCTCCaacaaacgacgtcgtttgggGGTTTAAAGTGGGCCTTATGAAAAGGTTGTATGGGCTTTTAGCTCAGTCCATTTTATGGGAACGACGTGGAGAAGGTCAACGGTTGAACCTGAATCCTGATGATGGCATGATTCAACGGATATTCCATAAGGATGTTCTTTTGTATCCCTCGGACTATTTTGTAAATGACCATTTTAGCCTTATCCCGACCTTTTACGGTTTGGTTCGTTTAATAAATGTATCatttgattatatttttaatttctttgaTTTGTGTAGTACTAGTTCAGTGACATGTATGGAAACCAAAGCCAAATCCAAACTGTGTACAGTATTCTGTGGTGACTACGAGTGAATACGAATAGAAATTTGAGCAATAAAAAGGCCAATGAAAACATTGAACCGGAGGTTATGGTACGTATTTTATAAGGGTAGAATCGTCCGGACCGACAATATAGCTTTCATCGTGAATATATAAGCTCGTCCTTGCTCTTTCGaccaaacaagaagaaaaataaacctTCTCTCACGTCTCTCAATAGCTGATTCTTTTATAGTCAAAggtattatttttgttttaaccaTTTTCTTCTCGCTATTACCTTATCGCttgatttatattattgttatcTCAGATTTAAAAGAAGAATAATCGGTCAGCTTCACCAAAATACAGATATGGGGTTAAGGACAATGGAGCTTCTATATGTGTTTTCACATCGTCTTCCATGTGCAAGGTAAAATTCATTTGTCTGTTTTACTTTTCTCTAAGCCTCCAAAAGACAAATATTGGGGGATCATCATTTTTCGGTTTGCAGTTACGGTTAGTCTTGATTCCGGTTTATTGTGATCAATAAACCTTATATCTTGGGCCCATGTGAAAACTAGTACTGGGCGTGATTTAAGGTCGAATCCATCTTTTGTGCACTATTGGGCCCTATTGTCACTCTACATTCTTCTACAAGTCTACAAGTTTTCCAATGAAAAGACCTCgttaaagaaaaacaacaagTACCTCAAAAACaccaaaaaggaagaaaaaaagtgTTTCCCACCTACTAATTATTACCTGTTTACACATTGATTCCTTAATCATAAATTAATCAAACTGTTTGTCATAAACTTCTATACTGTAAGTACCTGAACAAACTATATAGTAATATAGTGATAATACTATAGTAATGCTGTTTTGTCGTCCCGCAGAAAGAAAGAACGTGACTCATGTACGAGTGGCTGAATCTCTCTCACGTGTCCTGCGACCAAGGGATTCAATCGCACAGCATCTTGCTTGAGCCGCGTGGCACCTGAACATCACCCCAATTTACTTAGCTTAAACCTCTGCCACGTGAACGTCCTTAACGACGGGGACCGTTAACTCTGACGTCGTCACAGGTCGATTCCTCCTCATTAAAATTGTTTATGTTCCCATCACTTTCCCTTTTGGCTTTTTCTTTCCCCCCAAGGCTATGGCCCTTGTTAAGTTACCGAACGTGTCGGTTCGGAACCGAACCAACCAACGGCTCAGATCATTAATATTATACCAGCGGACGAGATTAAATAtagagattattattttttcctaTTTGAAGGCATTCTTCGAGATATTTCTTTCTCTCAAAGGCGTAGCTTGGAAGCTTGTGAAATCGAATCGGAGAAAAGATGGCGGAAGAACACAAACACGACGAATCTGTGACGGCTCCGGAGCCAGCTGTGGAGATTGTGGAGAGGGAATCGTTGATGGATAAGATATCGGAGAAGATCCACCACGGTGGCGATTCCTCGTCGTCGTCTTCGTCGTCTGACGAGGAGgaggacaagaagaagaagaagacgaagaagccgGAGTCTCCGTCTTCGATGAAATCGAAAGTCTACCGCTTGTTCGGAAGGGAGAAGCCTGTGCATAAGGTTCTCGGCGGTGGAAAGCgtacgtttttatttttttttgctccgATCTGGTTTTTGATTTGGATCTGATTTTTTAGGATCTGGGTTTGCTTAAAGTTGTAGTTTTGTGTGTAAAGTTTGATCCTTTGATAGATGTGATGATGGTTTGTATTTGCAGCGGCGGATATATTCATGTGGAAGGATAAGAAGATGTCTGGTGGTGTACTTGGTGGTGCTACAGCCGCGTGGGTTCTGTTTGAGTTGATGGAGTATCATCTTCTCACTTTGCTTTGCCACGTGATGATTGTTGTGCTCGCTGTGTTGTTTCTTTGGTCTAATGCCACCATGTTCATTAACAAGTAAGGCTTTTGGACTTGTCTCTGCTTTGATGTGATTCATTCCTCAAATGTTGATGATTGGTTCTCTGTGTCAGGTCACCACCAAAGATTCCTGAGGTTCATATCCCTGAGGAGCCTATCCTTCAGCTTGCATCTGGGCTTAGGATCGAGATCAACCGTGGACTCTCCTCTCTTCGTGAGATTGCGTCTGGAAGGGATCTCAAGAAATTCCTCTGTGTAAGTTTGAGTAGAAGCTTTGTAGTACCTTTGCTTTCTGTGTTGATCCTTACCTTTGACAGCAATATGTTACTGGATTTGAATAGGCTATATTCGGCTTGTGGGTTCTATCAATCATGGGCGGCTGGTTCAATTTCTTGACATTGGCATACATAGGTAAAATGCTTAATCCTTCCATAACGTGTTTAGTTGTTTGCTTCTCTTCTCTAACTGAACCCACCGTGATGAGTGATGACTGAAATCTCTTTATCTGTTGCAACAGCTCTTGTGCTGCTCTTCACGGTTCCTCTTGTTTACGACAAGTACGAAGACAAGGTGGACCCGTTAGGTGAGAAAGCAATGATCGAGATCAAGAAGCAGTATGCAGTGTTGGACGAGAAGGTGTTGAGCAAGATCCCAATGGGCCCGttgaagaacaagaagaaagacTAGGTTTACAAAATGGTGAGTGATTACGTCAGATAGCAAGAAAAGGGTGTTGTGAAATGGTGTTGAAGCTTTTATGTTAGATCTTTTAATATGTTATGTGAATGAACGTGGAATTTCCtcgctttgtttttttttttgtcattgttGGTGAACGTGGAAGGGATACGTTTAGTGTtggttctttcttttctctagaCCTCTATATAACTATTTGAATCTTCAGTTTTGCAATCTCTTGTTTCGAGGTCTTTAATTTCGTTGGATAGATCACAGAAGTCAGTTGTTGTTTCCGATCTTCACCTTTATTACCTAGTTGGTTGGAAAATGTTGCTGCAAGAAGCTTTAGACGGTTCTACAATAACTACTCGTTCAATCAAAACCTGTTCCAAACATTGGTAAGGAGGATTTGGTGGGTACGCACCTTTAGCATTCCATGATTTTTTGTCTACCGTGTTTACATGGAAAGAGATAATCCGATATAGTAAGGGACTATTATGATGTAAGTGGATAGTTAATCAAAAGTCAGGGTGGCCGAGTGGTCTAAGGCGCCAGACTCAAGTTCTGGTCCTCGTGAGagggcgtgggttcaaatcccacttctgacattactctatttttttttcaagctTAGATTTTGTCAATTTAATTCAGAGATCACCATCACAGCTTCTTCTACATTGAATATGATCCAACTAAGCTTTTATTTATGTTTGTACGATCACCGACTTTGTTTGAAACGGGACCCAGTCCAACTTACCAAGATGTCCaatctaaaaaaaatcagtgtgaaaaaatattcttattacaaaagaaaaacgtATTGGTTTCACTGTGAAACTTTCACAATATCCATATTCGTGAAACTCGAACcatcaaacaaaacaacaaaacctCAGACATTTTAGCAATAGACAGATACTCTTTGTAATCACTCACTTACAAGTAATAGTTCATTCCCACCTTAATCAAACAAATATGAGGAATATTCAGCATCACAGCTGGGCTCCTGCAATTCTTCCTCAAGAACGAGTAAGCCACGTTTACCACCAGCCGTTTCACAAACACCGAGTTCCTCTTCGCCTTCACGTGACCGTGCCCAACAATGTACGCCACTTCTGCGTCCTTAGCATTCACCAAATCAAACAGCTCCTCTTTCACCTGTGGTTGTCTGAACTTAGTGTCCATCGGTCTGAACTGAAACATCCTCCTCATGCTCAGCCTCGGAAGCTCTTGCTCATACTCTGCTCTCAGCCTCAGCAGAACGGGCGACTTGCTGTTTG comes from the Brassica rapa cultivar Chiifu-401-42 chromosome A01, CAAS_Brap_v3.01, whole genome shotgun sequence genome and includes:
- the LOC103861311 gene encoding reticulon-like protein B1, giving the protein MAEEHKHDESVTAPEPAVEIVERESLMDKISEKIHHGGDSSSSSSSSDEEEDKKKKKTKKPESPSSMKSKVYRLFGREKPVHKVLGGGKPADIFMWKDKKMSGGVLGGATAAWVLFELMEYHLLTLLCHVMIVVLAVLFLWSNATMFINKSPPKIPEVHIPEEPILQLASGLRIEINRGLSSLREIASGRDLKKFLCAIFGLWVLSIMGGWFNFLTLAYIALVLLFTVPLVYDKYEDKVDPLGEKAMIEIKKQYAVLDEKVLSKIPMGPLKNKKKD
- the LOC103861293 gene encoding uncharacterized protein LOC103861293, whose protein sequence is MAESNGEDPAKSLAPLYLTPRSDQPEEDQYQDQTKQHVHHDHQRTKLILCCGFILSLTILIAVTFIILSLTVFHLHSPKLTVTSISIIQPLDFVNGKVNTTQNATLAVEISLHNPNPAVFKVKDVSVLFYHDELVVVVGESIRRSETIPAKRTVEMNLTTEIDTRKLLASVPGLMEDFNGSVVLRNRVAVNGKVKMIKIFKKSVQLKTDCVVTMMMMNNSSKPSFDCNRTRNTYEHVRN
- the LOC103861282 gene encoding 50S ribosomal protein L25, with the translated sequence MLLRRATAALPKTLQNLRLYSPAATSALPLETQLDYLPGFPRPDPKHAETILAVPRADSGKNISAKERKAGRVPSIIFEQEDGQHGGNKRLVSVQTNQIRKLVTHMGYSFFLSRIFDVEVRSEIGSDEVVEKVRALPRSIHLHSGSDAPLNVTFIRAPPGTLLKVDIPLVFIGDDVSPGLKKGASLNTIKRTVKFLCPAEIIPPYIEVDLSHLDVGQKLVTGDLKVHPALKLIKSKDEPVVKIAGGRVSDQQKDQAKKDQPKKDQTKK